In one window of Oryza sativa Japonica Group chromosome 9, ASM3414082v1 DNA:
- the LOC4347671 gene encoding polygalacturonate 4-alpha-galacturonosyltransferase has translation MANSKRLPYSTAGGGGGGGGGGGRRGGASGSGVVAPLVVLVFLFVLAPSIFFVARNGGHVHVASDPKDREGNQETDWQKQLATNNLKSILSKEMIDALASSQQEAGTLSVDFFRKRASPSWKTDDLVNDLSNASLDVDDKVKSENSSAEHELSLTDKTPKDDTAEHQVDAPAKNARRKLREKRREKRAMDLVRKDDEARVKLENAAIERSKAVDSAVLGKYSIWRKENENENSDSTVRLMRDQIIMARVYSVLAKSKNKNDLYQELQTRIKESQRAVGEATADSDLHHSAPEKVRVMGQLLSKAREDVYDCKAVTQRLRAMLQSADEQVRSLKKQSTFLSQLAAKTIPNSIHCLSMRLTIDYYLLPLEKRKFPRSENLENPELYHYALFSDNVLAASVVVNSTIMNAKEPEKHVFHLVTDKLNFGAMNMWFLLNPPGKATIHVENVDEFKWLNSSYCPVLRQLESAAMKEYYFKADRPTTLSAGSSNLKYRNPKYLSMLNHLRFYLPQVYPKLDKILFLDDDIVVQKDLTGLWDVDLNGKVNGAVETCGESFHRFDKYLNFSNPHIARNFDPNACGWAYGMNIFDLKEWKKKDITGIYHKWQSMNEDRVLWKLGTLPPGLLTFYKLTHPLDKSWHVLGLGYNPSIDRSEIDNAAVVHYNGNMKPWLELAMTKYRPYWTRYIKYDHPYIRGCNLAE, from the exons ATGGCGAACTCGAAGCGGCTCCCGTACtccacggccggcggcggcgggggaggaggaggaggaggggggaggcgcggcggcgcctccggctccggcgtGGTGGCGCCGCTGGTGGTCCTCGTGTTCCtcttcgtgctcgcgccgtcgatCTTCTTCGTCGCGCGCAATGGGGGCCACGTCCACGTCGCCTCAG ATCCCAAGGATAGGGAAGGTAATCAG GAAACAGATTGGCAAAAACAACTGGCAACAAACAACCTGAAATCTATTTTGTCCAAGGAG ATGATCGATGCTTTAGCTTCTAGTCAACAAGAAGCAGGCACTTTGAGTGTTGATTTTTTCAGAAAACGTGCATCTCCCTCTTGGAAAACTGATGATCTAGTCAATGACCTGAGCAATGCTAGTTTGGATGTTGATGACAAGGTTAAATCTGAAAACAGTTCTGCAGAACATGAGTTATCACTGACAGATAAAACACCCAAGGATGATACTG CTGAACATCAAGTCGATGCACCTGCAAAAAATGCTCGAAGG AAACTAAGGGAGAAAAGGCGTGAAAAGAGGGCAATGGATTTGGTAAGGAAAGATGATGAAGCACGTGTTAAGCTGGAGAATGCTGCTATTGAACGATCAAAGGCTGTAGATTCTGCTGTCCTTGGGAAATACAGCATTTGGAGAAAAGAGAATGAGAATGAGAACTCAGATTCAACAGTTAGATTGATGAGAGACCAGATTATCATGGCACGTGTTTATTCTGTGCTTGCTAAATCAAAGAACAAGAATGATCTTTATCAAGAGCTGCAAACCAGGATCAAGGAAAGCCAGAGGGCTGTTGGAGAGGCTACTGCTGATTCTGACCTTCATCATAG TGCACCTGAGAAAGTCAGAGTAATGGGTCAACTTCTATCCAAGGCTAGAGAAGATGTGTATGATTGCAAGGCGGTTACTCAGAGACTTAGAGCTATGCTTCAGTCAGCAGATGAACAAGtcaggagcttgaagaagcAGAGTACATTTCTTAGCCAGTTGGCTGCGAAGACAATTCCAAACAGCATTCATTGTTTGTCGATGCGCTTAACAATAGATTACTATCTCCTCCCGTTGGAGAAAAGGAAGTTCCCGAGGAGCGAGAACTTGGAAAATCCAGAGCTCTACCACTATGCACTTTTCTCAGACAATGTCTTGGCAGCATCTGTTGTTGTGAACTCAACCATAATGAATGCTAAG GAGCCTGAGAAGCATGTTTTCCATCTTGTGACTGATAAGTTGAACTTTGGAGCCATGAACATGTGGTTTTTGCTGAACCCACCTGGGAAGGCCACCATCCATGTTGAGAACGTAGATGAATTTAAGTGGTTGAACTCATCGTACTGTCCTGTTTTACGACAACTTGAGTCTGCAGCCATGAAAGAGTATTATTTCAAGGCTGACCGCCCCACCACTCTCTCTGCGGGTTCTTCAAACCTAAAGTATCGTAACCCCAAGTACCTCTCCATGCTGAACCACTTGAGATTTTATCTCCCACAGGTCTATCCAAAGTTGGATAAGATACTTTTCCTTGATGATGACATAGTCGTGCAGAAAGATTTGACAGGATTATGGGACGTTGATCTTAATGGGAAGGTCAATGGTGCAGTGGAGACCTGTGGGGAGAGTTTCCATCGTTTTGACAAGTACCTTAACTTTTCCAATCCACATATTGCTCGGAACTTTGATCCAAATGCATGTGGCTGGGCTTATGGAATGAACATCTTTGATCTGAAGGAGTGGAAGAAGAAAGATATCACTGGGATCTACCACAAGTGGCAAAGCATG AATGAAGACCGGGTTCTTTGGAAGCTTGGGACGCTTCCACCTGGCCTCTTAACCTTCTACAAGTTGACGCATCCCCTTGACAAGTCGTGGCATGTCCTTGGATTAGGATACAACCCAAGCATTGATCGCTCAGAGATAGATAATGCTGCTGTTGTTCATTACAACGGTAACATGAAGCCATGGCTGGAGTTAGCAATGACCAAGTACAGACCATATTGGACAAGGTATATAAAGTATGATCACCCTTACATCCGTGGATGCAACTTGGCGGAGTAG
- the LOC4347671 gene encoding polygalacturonate 4-alpha-galacturonosyltransferase isoform X1, translating to MANSKRLPYSTAGGGGGGGGGGGRRGGASGSGVVAPLVVLVFLFVLAPSIFFVARNGGHVHVASGSDPKDREGNQETDWQKQLATNNLKSILSKEMIDALASSQQEAGTLSVDFFRKRASPSWKTDDLVNDLSNASLDVDDKVKSENSSAEHELSLTDKTPKDDTAEHQVDAPAKNARRKLREKRREKRAMDLVRKDDEARVKLENAAIERSKAVDSAVLGKYSIWRKENENENSDSTVRLMRDQIIMARVYSVLAKSKNKNDLYQELQTRIKESQRAVGEATADSDLHHSAPEKVRVMGQLLSKAREDVYDCKAVTQRLRAMLQSADEQVRSLKKQSTFLSQLAAKTIPNSIHCLSMRLTIDYYLLPLEKRKFPRSENLENPELYHYALFSDNVLAASVVVNSTIMNAKEPEKHVFHLVTDKLNFGAMNMWFLLNPPGKATIHVENVDEFKWLNSSYCPVLRQLESAAMKEYYFKADRPTTLSAGSSNLKYRNPKYLSMLNHLRFYLPQVYPKLDKILFLDDDIVVQKDLTGLWDVDLNGKVNGAVETCGESFHRFDKYLNFSNPHIARNFDPNACGWAYGMNIFDLKEWKKKDITGIYHKWQSMNEDRVLWKLGTLPPGLLTFYKLTHPLDKSWHVLGLGYNPSIDRSEIDNAAVVHYNGNMKPWLELAMTKYRPYWTRYIKYDHPYIRGCNLAE from the exons ATGGCGAACTCGAAGCGGCTCCCGTACtccacggccggcggcggcgggggaggaggaggaggaggggggaggcgcggcggcgcctccggctccggcgtGGTGGCGCCGCTGGTGGTCCTCGTGTTCCtcttcgtgctcgcgccgtcgatCTTCTTCGTCGCGCGCAATGGGGGCCACGTCCACGTCGCCTCAGGTTCCG ATCCCAAGGATAGGGAAGGTAATCAG GAAACAGATTGGCAAAAACAACTGGCAACAAACAACCTGAAATCTATTTTGTCCAAGGAG ATGATCGATGCTTTAGCTTCTAGTCAACAAGAAGCAGGCACTTTGAGTGTTGATTTTTTCAGAAAACGTGCATCTCCCTCTTGGAAAACTGATGATCTAGTCAATGACCTGAGCAATGCTAGTTTGGATGTTGATGACAAGGTTAAATCTGAAAACAGTTCTGCAGAACATGAGTTATCACTGACAGATAAAACACCCAAGGATGATACTG CTGAACATCAAGTCGATGCACCTGCAAAAAATGCTCGAAGG AAACTAAGGGAGAAAAGGCGTGAAAAGAGGGCAATGGATTTGGTAAGGAAAGATGATGAAGCACGTGTTAAGCTGGAGAATGCTGCTATTGAACGATCAAAGGCTGTAGATTCTGCTGTCCTTGGGAAATACAGCATTTGGAGAAAAGAGAATGAGAATGAGAACTCAGATTCAACAGTTAGATTGATGAGAGACCAGATTATCATGGCACGTGTTTATTCTGTGCTTGCTAAATCAAAGAACAAGAATGATCTTTATCAAGAGCTGCAAACCAGGATCAAGGAAAGCCAGAGGGCTGTTGGAGAGGCTACTGCTGATTCTGACCTTCATCATAG TGCACCTGAGAAAGTCAGAGTAATGGGTCAACTTCTATCCAAGGCTAGAGAAGATGTGTATGATTGCAAGGCGGTTACTCAGAGACTTAGAGCTATGCTTCAGTCAGCAGATGAACAAGtcaggagcttgaagaagcAGAGTACATTTCTTAGCCAGTTGGCTGCGAAGACAATTCCAAACAGCATTCATTGTTTGTCGATGCGCTTAACAATAGATTACTATCTCCTCCCGTTGGAGAAAAGGAAGTTCCCGAGGAGCGAGAACTTGGAAAATCCAGAGCTCTACCACTATGCACTTTTCTCAGACAATGTCTTGGCAGCATCTGTTGTTGTGAACTCAACCATAATGAATGCTAAG GAGCCTGAGAAGCATGTTTTCCATCTTGTGACTGATAAGTTGAACTTTGGAGCCATGAACATGTGGTTTTTGCTGAACCCACCTGGGAAGGCCACCATCCATGTTGAGAACGTAGATGAATTTAAGTGGTTGAACTCATCGTACTGTCCTGTTTTACGACAACTTGAGTCTGCAGCCATGAAAGAGTATTATTTCAAGGCTGACCGCCCCACCACTCTCTCTGCGGGTTCTTCAAACCTAAAGTATCGTAACCCCAAGTACCTCTCCATGCTGAACCACTTGAGATTTTATCTCCCACAGGTCTATCCAAAGTTGGATAAGATACTTTTCCTTGATGATGACATAGTCGTGCAGAAAGATTTGACAGGATTATGGGACGTTGATCTTAATGGGAAGGTCAATGGTGCAGTGGAGACCTGTGGGGAGAGTTTCCATCGTTTTGACAAGTACCTTAACTTTTCCAATCCACATATTGCTCGGAACTTTGATCCAAATGCATGTGGCTGGGCTTATGGAATGAACATCTTTGATCTGAAGGAGTGGAAGAAGAAAGATATCACTGGGATCTACCACAAGTGGCAAAGCATG AATGAAGACCGGGTTCTTTGGAAGCTTGGGACGCTTCCACCTGGCCTCTTAACCTTCTACAAGTTGACGCATCCCCTTGACAAGTCGTGGCATGTCCTTGGATTAGGATACAACCCAAGCATTGATCGCTCAGAGATAGATAATGCTGCTGTTGTTCATTACAACGGTAACATGAAGCCATGGCTGGAGTTAGCAATGACCAAGTACAGACCATATTGGACAAGGTATATAAAGTATGATCACCCTTACATCCGTGGATGCAACTTGGCGGAGTAG